TGATAGGTGAGCACATGAAAAGGACAGTTCATGGGTTTGATCTGATAGGCCTGGGTCTCCACTTCCATTTGATCAAACATGCTGTCCCGGTAGAAGTCGAAATGACCCGAGGTCTTCCACAGATCTAGATTGGCCATATGGGGGGTATAGAGCAACTCATATCCCCCCTGTGTATGCGCTTGTCGCCAGTAGGTTTCAATGACCTGGCGAATTCGAGCCCCTCGGGGATGCCAAAAGACCAGTCCTCCGCCAGCGTTGTCTTCAATACTAAAAAGCTTCAGATTTTTGCCCAACAGGCGATGGTCTCGACGCTGGGCTTCTTCTTTTTGGTGCAGGTAAGCTTTTAACTGCTTCGGTGTTTCCCAGGCGGTTCCATAAATCCGCTGCAGCTGCGCTTGGGTTTCATCGCCACGCCAGTAGGCTCCGGCGACGCTTTCAAGCATAAAGGCCTTAGAGTGCAGTTCCCCCGTACTGTTGAGATGGGGACCTGAGCACAGATCCCACCAAAATTCATTGGGGGCCACTGGTAGAGGCTCAATTAGTGAGGCTTCCGCCTCGGGATGCTGGGTCCGTCCGGTATCAGGACTGCCAATAAAATAGCGGGTAATGGTTTCCCCCGCCGGAATCTGGGCCAATATTTCTAATTTGTAGGGTTCTTGCAACTGTTCCAGTTCGGCCTGCATCTGATCGCGATCCACTTGTTCGCGGATGATCGGCAAATTGGCTTTGATAATCCGCCGCATCTGAGTTGCGATCGCATCTAAATCCTCTGGCGTAAATGCCTGGGCACGGTCAAAGTCATAGTAGAAACCGTTCTCAGTCGTTGGACCAATCGTCACCTTCGTCTCAGGAAACAGATGCTGCACCGCCATGGCCATCACATGGGCGCAGGTGTGGCGGAGTCGCTGCAATTTTTCGGTGGAATTGGGCGCTGACAGGGTCGAAGAAGCAGTAGACATGGAGGCTTGAAGGGAAGGGTGAAGGGTTGCTTAAGCATATGATAATGATTATCATTATATCTGTATAATGCCAGTTTGCTTTTAGAGCCGACTGGATCTTGAAGTGTCCCCTTATCCCTTTCCACGTTAGGAGTTTCTATGACCGTGCCTTCCATCCCTTCATTTGTTCCTGAGACGATTACCACTGAAGCTCAGCCCATCGTCTCGGAGGCCGAAATGGAGGCCGCCGTCCGTACGTTATTGCTGGGTATGGGTGAAGATCCTGATCGAGAAGGTCTGCGAGATACCCCTAAGCGAGTGGTTAAATCTTTAAAATTTCTGTCTTCGGGTTATCAGCAATCCCTGGATGAATTGCTGAATGGGGCCGTCTTTTCTGAAGACCTGGATGAAATGGTCCTAGTGCGCGATATTGATCTCTTTAGTTCCTGCGAACATCACATTTTGCCTATCATTGGTAAAGCCCATGTAGCCTATATTCCCAACGGCAAAGTGATTGGCCTGTCGAAAATCGCCCGCATCTGTGAAATGTATGCTCGGCGGCTTCAGGTACAAGAACGGTTAACCGCCCAAATTGCGGATGCCTTGCAGGGCCTCCTAAAGCCCCAAGGGGTGGCTGTGGTGGTAGAAGCCAGTCATATGTGTATGGTGATGCGAGGGGTGCAAAAACCCGGATCTTGGACCTCCACCAGCGCCATGCGAGGCGTCTTTTCTAGCGATGCCCGCACTCGCCAAGAGTTCTTTAACCTGATCGCCCACGCACCAGCTATTCGCTAGTACCCACAGCTTGGACCGAACAGCACTATGCTTCCTGTCCCTGGACTCTTTGAATATCGGTTGCCCGTCACCCTGATCACAGGCTTTTTGGGGAGTGGTAAAACCACTCTCTTAAACCATTTAATGCGCCATTTGGGGGATCGACGTGCGGCAGTGTTTGTCAATGAATTTGGAGCTATTGACATTGATAGCCAAATTCTGGTGACCGTGGATGAAGATCTGGTGACCTTGTCTAACGGCTGCATCTGCTGCCAGATCAAGGATGATTTTCTGATGGCCTTCCGACGGGTCTTGGCCTATAACCAAATGCAAACGTCCGCCGGGAAACGGGGGCTAGATGCCATTTTTTTGGAAACCTCCGGGATGGCCGATCCCTATCCGCTGATGCTCACCTTTAGAGCGACTGAACTCTGGAGCCTGACCCGTTTGGATGCAATCTTGACCGTTGTGGATGCTGAGACCTTTACGGCTGAACATTTCCAAAGTCAGACGGCCCTTGCTCAAATTCAACATGGTGACATCATCCTGTTGAATAAAACTGATCTAGTCGATCAAGAGCAGCTTAAGTCTGTAGAGACTGAGATTCGGCACCTAAAGCCCCAGGCCAGGATACTGCCGATGACCTATGGCCAAGTGCCCCTTTCCAGCGTTTTAGATGTGGATCTCTATTCCGAGGATATGGAAACAGGCTCACCCTCAGGAGTCCAGCATCTGCAGAATGACGGGTTTGTCGCTGTCCCCTTTGAAAGCGATCGCCCCTTTAGCTTAAGAAAATTCCAGAAATTTCTGGACTATCAGCTCCCCTCAGAAGTCTTTCGAGCGAAAGGGGTTCTCTGGTTTGACGAAAGTCCCCACAGACATCTATTTCAACTCAGTGGTAAACGGAGCCAGCTTCAGGACGAAGCTTGGCATGATCCCCCCAGAAACCAACTGGTGTGCATTGGCCGTAACCTAGATGAAAAACAATTACAATATCAGCTCCATCAGTGTCTTGCCCCATGAGTAGTCCTTCTGTTATTGCCGTCGCTGGCCCCTTTGGCAGCGGTAAAACCACCTGGATTAACCAGTTTTTAAAGAATGAAACGGCTCTCTCCTATTATTTCTATCCGGGACTAGACCGAAGCCCCGTTGACCTGATTCGAATTGGCTATTGTTTCCCTTGGGTTCAGGTCATGTCTGATCTGCAAGCGCCCCAGGTGTTCTCCTCTCTGCCCGACGGAGCAGTCATTTATCTAGAGCTAGACTTTCTTGAGCCCATAGAACCTCTTCTACCGAAGGCACTTCCCTGTCATCACGTGGCTGTCTTGCCGCCTGATCTGCAAGAGTCTGCCTGGCACGAATGGGCAGATGAGATTGTGACCGGGAACGATATTGCGATTCCAAATGCAACCCAGCCACCGGAGCGATGGCACGCCCCCTTACAGGGGCAAGTCTTTGATCCTGCCAGCTTAGAGGTGGTACTGACGGAACTAATAGAGGGGGCCTATGGTGAGGTGCATCGCATCAAAGGTATCTTTGAGATGCCCGATGGCCAAGCCCTTTACATTGATTTTGTGGCCGGGCTGGAGGGAGTTGAATATACCGAACTCAATATTCCCCGTTGGCTAGAAGGACGCCCCGATCGCTGGAGTGGGATTGAAGTCATAGGCAACAACCTCCAGCCCAAAATCATCTCCGAAACCCTCTTGGATGGAGGCCTTACTGATCAAATCATTGCCTATTATCAACAGCAATACCAAGCCTTAAGCCCTGTATAAAAGGTTCAGCATGAAACTTGCGGTAATTTCCTGTATTCATGGCAATTATGAGGCCCTGAATACCGTGCTCTCTGATATTGATCACCATCAAGCCGACCAAATTTACTGTCTGGGTGATTTAGTCGGTTACGGTCCCTACCCCAATGCCGTGGTGGAGATGATTCGTTCCCTCGATATTCCCACCTGCCAGGGCTGCTGGGATGAAGATGTGGTCGAAGGTCTGAATGCCTGTGAATGTAGCTATCCTTCCCTGATCGCAGAGAAGCGGGGAAGGCAAGCCCATGAATGGACCAACCAAGTCATCCATCCAGAGGTGAGGGACTATCTGGCCCAACTGCCCCTGACCCTACAGACTGAGAACCTAGCCTTTGTCCACGGGAGTCCCAACAGTCAGCATGAATATTTACTGCCCAGCATGGATGGATTTGCGGCCCTAGAGCGGGTGGTCTCCACCGACGCAGATGTCTTGTTCTGTGGCCATACCCATGTTCCCTATGTGCGGGAGCTAGAGGATGGCAAGCTCTCCGTGCGCGTTCACCAACCGGGACAAGACGACCAGCAGCATCAGTTCACGGCGTCTTTGAAGCGAATTATCAATGCCGGATCCGTGGGAGAACCCCGCCATGGACGTCCCAATGCCACCTACGTTCTCTATGACACGGATACGGCCCAGGTCACCCTTCAGGAGGTGCCCTATGACTATGAGAAGACCTGTGCAGCCATTATTGACAAGGGTTTGCCGCCCATTTTTGCCTGGCGCTTAGCGCGGGGGATGGAGTTTGCCGAACGAGCCGACGATCCTAGTCATGTATGTCAGCGGTAGCTGGCCCCAATTCAGGAGGTAGAAAATGGAACAGTGGGCAATTTTAAGTGGGATAGAAGGTAATCTCGGCGCCTATGAGGCGGTACTGGCAGATATCCGTCGACAGCGCTTTCCGGTGTCGGATGTATATGTTTTAGGCGATTTTGTGGGCTTCAAGGGAGATAACGAGGCCGTAATCCGACGACTTCAGTCTCCGGGTGCTGGGGAATTAGAGCCCCAAATTTGTATCGGTTGGTGGGAAGAGCAGTGCTTTAATTTATACGGGTTGGGCAGCTTACCCGATGCCCCAGAGCTGGTAGACCAAGAGGGGGCCGATGCAGTTCAGCGTCTCTGGGAATCGGTCTCCCGGCAGTCCGTACAGTGGATGCGATCGCTCCACTTTGGATTTCACGAATTAGACTGCCTGCTGATACATGGCAGTACAGTGGGTTATGCAGATGAACTCACACCGGATACACCGGCGATGCAATTGTGCGATCGCTTAATTAGAGCCGATGCCAATCACCTCTTCTGTGGCCGCTCAGGACTCGCGTTTGAATGTTGGATTGAGCCAGAGGATCTACGCTCCACGGTCATGACCCTAGAGGGCACGCAGACGACCCCAGCCCAAAAATACACATCTCGACGCATCATCGGTGTAGGCAACGTTGGACGCCAGCCTGGACAGGCAACCTATACTCTTTATAATCCTGCCAACAATCAAATCACCTTTAAAACCGTGAAATACAGTAAGGCCAAAGGCTTTGCTGTTCAGCACTCCTAGAGGTGTTTTGGGCAATTGATGCATATGCGATCGATCGCTTATTGCTTTGAAGGCTCACTCCCTAAGGCAACCACTTCTTTATTGAGTTGCTCCCCTACTTCATCCTCAGCCACATCCAAGTCGTAATCCATTTGCAATCCCAACCAAAATCGTGGCGACATATTGAAATAACGAGCTAAACGAAGGGCTGTATCCGCTGTAATACGTCGCTTTCCATGAACAATTTCGTTAATCCGTCGTGCAGGAACTCGAAGTGCCAAAGCCATCTGATTTTGACTAAGATTCATTGGCTTTAGAAACTCTTCTAAAAGTACCTCACCAGGATGTACTGGCATCAGCTTCTCTTCATTCATACTTCCACCTCAATGATAATCAACGATCTCTACGTCTAAAGCATCACCGTCTTGCCACAAAAAGCAAATTCGCCATTGATCATTAATCCGAATGCTGTGCTGACCTTTTCTATCACCAACAAGGCGCTCCAATCGATTAGCCGGTGGGACGCGAAGATCTTGAAGGGTTTCTGCTCGATTTAGCATCCGCAGTTTCCGCAATGCCACTTGCTGAATGTCCGAGGGTAATTTGCGAGAACGCTGACGCTCAAAGACTTTCTGAGTCTCTTTATCTTTAAAGGTTCGGATCATCCACTAATGGTGCTGTGCTGTGTATCCATTCTATAACGCATCACGTTAAACGGTCAGGGATATATTACTGGACTACACGAGATTAAGTTTTCAGTATTTGTGGGAGGCCCAATTGGTTGCAGTCACAGGC
The genomic region above belongs to Acaryochloris sp. CCMEE 5410 and contains:
- the thrS gene encoding threonine--tRNA ligase, which produces MSTASSTLSAPNSTEKLQRLRHTCAHVMAMAVQHLFPETKVTIGPTTENGFYYDFDRAQAFTPEDLDAIATQMRRIIKANLPIIREQVDRDQMQAELEQLQEPYKLEILAQIPAGETITRYFIGSPDTGRTQHPEAEASLIEPLPVAPNEFWWDLCSGPHLNSTGELHSKAFMLESVAGAYWRGDETQAQLQRIYGTAWETPKQLKAYLHQKEEAQRRDHRLLGKNLKLFSIEDNAGGGLVFWHPRGARIRQVIETYWRQAHTQGGYELLYTPHMANLDLWKTSGHFDFYRDSMFDQMEVETQAYQIKPMNCPFHVLTYQHDLHSYREFPLRWAELGTVYRYERSGTLHGLMRVRGFTQDDAHIFCLPDQVADEILAVLDLTETVLSDFGFRDYEVNLSTRPDKSVGSDDIWDLATQALRTALERKGWDYLTDEGGGAFYGPKIDLKIRDAIGRLWQCSTIQVDFNLPERFKMEYVAADGTRQRPIMIHRAIFGSLERFFGILIENYAGDFPLWLAPVQIRLLVVSDAQRPYALEVLAQLQQQGFRAEIDQTGERLGKQIRQSALEKIPVVAVVGQKEVEAQALNIRTRHSEEQELLKLPELCEKMQAAIDAKQHI
- the folE gene encoding GTP cyclohydrolase I FolE, which codes for MTVPSIPSFVPETITTEAQPIVSEAEMEAAVRTLLLGMGEDPDREGLRDTPKRVVKSLKFLSSGYQQSLDELLNGAVFSEDLDEMVLVRDIDLFSSCEHHILPIIGKAHVAYIPNGKVIGLSKIARICEMYARRLQVQERLTAQIADALQGLLKPQGVAVVVEASHMCMVMRGVQKPGSWTSTSAMRGVFSSDARTRQEFFNLIAHAPAIR
- a CDS encoding GTP-binding protein is translated as MLPVPGLFEYRLPVTLITGFLGSGKTTLLNHLMRHLGDRRAAVFVNEFGAIDIDSQILVTVDEDLVTLSNGCICCQIKDDFLMAFRRVLAYNQMQTSAGKRGLDAIFLETSGMADPYPLMLTFRATELWSLTRLDAILTVVDAETFTAEHFQSQTALAQIQHGDIILLNKTDLVDQEQLKSVETEIRHLKPQARILPMTYGQVPLSSVLDVDLYSEDMETGSPSGVQHLQNDGFVAVPFESDRPFSLRKFQKFLDYQLPSEVFRAKGVLWFDESPHRHLFQLSGKRSQLQDEAWHDPPRNQLVCIGRNLDEKQLQYQLHQCLAP
- a CDS encoding GTP-binding protein, with protein sequence MSSPSVIAVAGPFGSGKTTWINQFLKNETALSYYFYPGLDRSPVDLIRIGYCFPWVQVMSDLQAPQVFSSLPDGAVIYLELDFLEPIEPLLPKALPCHHVAVLPPDLQESAWHEWADEIVTGNDIAIPNATQPPERWHAPLQGQVFDPASLEVVLTELIEGAYGEVHRIKGIFEMPDGQALYIDFVAGLEGVEYTELNIPRWLEGRPDRWSGIEVIGNNLQPKIISETLLDGGLTDQIIAYYQQQYQALSPV
- a CDS encoding metallophosphoesterase; the encoded protein is MKLAVISCIHGNYEALNTVLSDIDHHQADQIYCLGDLVGYGPYPNAVVEMIRSLDIPTCQGCWDEDVVEGLNACECSYPSLIAEKRGRQAHEWTNQVIHPEVRDYLAQLPLTLQTENLAFVHGSPNSQHEYLLPSMDGFAALERVVSTDADVLFCGHTHVPYVRELEDGKLSVRVHQPGQDDQQHQFTASLKRIINAGSVGEPRHGRPNATYVLYDTDTAQVTLQEVPYDYEKTCAAIIDKGLPPIFAWRLARGMEFAERADDPSHVCQR
- a CDS encoding metallophosphoesterase, whose product is MEQWAILSGIEGNLGAYEAVLADIRRQRFPVSDVYVLGDFVGFKGDNEAVIRRLQSPGAGELEPQICIGWWEEQCFNLYGLGSLPDAPELVDQEGADAVQRLWESVSRQSVQWMRSLHFGFHELDCLLIHGSTVGYADELTPDTPAMQLCDRLIRADANHLFCGRSGLAFECWIEPEDLRSTVMTLEGTQTTPAQKYTSRRIIGVGNVGRQPGQATYTLYNPANNQITFKTVKYSKAKGFAVQHS
- a CDS encoding HigA family addiction module antitoxin, which produces MNEEKLMPVHPGEVLLEEFLKPMNLSQNQMALALRVPARRINEIVHGKRRITADTALRLARYFNMSPRFWLGLQMDYDLDVAEDEVGEQLNKEVVALGSEPSKQ
- a CDS encoding type II toxin-antitoxin system RelE/ParE family toxin, with amino-acid sequence MIRTFKDKETQKVFERQRSRKLPSDIQQVALRKLRMLNRAETLQDLRVPPANRLERLVGDRKGQHSIRINDQWRICFLWQDGDALDVEIVDYH